One genomic window of Fusobacterium varium includes the following:
- a CDS encoding transposase — MKQLKAYKFRIYPSDEQKIFFSKTFGCVRLVYNLMLNDRIKAYEESKGNSDKKLKYPTPAKYKKEYEFLKEVDSLALANAQMNLDKAYKNFFRDKSIGFPKFKSKKNPVQSYTTNNQNGTVNIFENWLKIPKLKELVKIKVHRKIEGIIKSATISCNGSGKYFISLLCESDIQELPKTNSAIGIDLGIKDIAILSTGEKIENLKFRKQLENKLKREQRKLSKRFLIAKKENRKLSESKNYQKQRIKVAKIHEKIMNMRIDFLNKLSTYIIKNHDIICIEDLNTKGLLHNHKLAKSIADVSWTSFVNKLEYKAKWYGKEIIKIDRLYPSSQICSVCGHHDGKKTLDIREWTCPICHAHHDRDINASKNILAEGLRIRQAV; from the coding sequence ATGAAACAGCTAAAAGCATATAAATTTAGAATTTATCCAAGCGATGAACAAAAGATATTTTTTAGTAAAACTTTTGGTTGTGTTCGCCTTGTTTATAATCTTATGCTAAATGATAGAATTAAAGCATATGAAGAAAGTAAGGGTAACTCTGATAAAAAATTAAAATATCCTACTCCTGCAAAATATAAAAAAGAGTATGAATTTCTAAAAGAAGTTGATAGTCTTGCTCTTGCTAATGCTCAAATGAATTTAGATAAAGCATACAAAAATTTTTTTAGAGATAAATCTATTGGTTTTCCTAAGTTCAAATCTAAAAAAAATCCTGTACAAAGTTATACAACTAATAATCAAAATGGAACTGTAAACATTTTTGAAAATTGGTTAAAAATTCCTAAGTTAAAAGAATTAGTAAAAATAAAAGTGCATAGAAAAATAGAGGGTATAATAAAATCTGCTACTATTTCTTGTAATGGAAGTGGTAAGTATTTTATCTCTTTGTTATGTGAAAGTGATATTCAAGAATTACCAAAAACTAATTCAGCTATAGGAATTGATTTAGGTATAAAAGATATAGCTATTTTATCTACTGGAGAAAAAATAGAAAATCTTAAATTCAGAAAACAATTAGAAAATAAATTAAAAAGAGAACAAAGAAAATTATCAAAAAGATTTTTAATTGCTAAAAAAGAAAATAGAAAATTAAGCGAAAGTAAAAATTATCAAAAACAAAGAATTAAAGTAGCTAAAATACATGAAAAAATTATGAATATGAGGATAGATTTCTTAAATAAGTTGAGTACATATATTATTAAAAACCACGATATTATTTGTATTGAAGACTTAAATACAAAAGGATTACTTCATAATCATAAATTAGCTAAATCTATCGCTGATGTATCTTGGACTAGTTTTGTAAATAAATTGGAGTATAAAGCAAAATGGTATGGTAAAGAGATAATAAAAATTGATAGACTATATCCGTCAAGTCAAATATGCTCTGTATGTGGGCATCATGATGGCAAGAAAACTCTTGATATAAGAGAGTGGACTTGTCCAATTTGTCATGCTCATCATGATAGAGATATAAATGCAAGTAAAAATATATTGGCTGAAGGTCTAAGAATAAGACAAGCAGTCTAA
- the trxA gene encoding thioredoxin: MSGLINLNEITFQEKVIEGKGKVIVDFWAEWCGPCKLLSPILEEVSNILDMKIYKVNVDENPSLAGQFGIKSIPTIVIFDDGVRVKEVVGLRPKEEIIEKLTVY, translated from the coding sequence GTGAGTGGTTTAATAAACTTGAATGAGATTACTTTTCAAGAAAAAGTAATAGAAGGCAAGGGAAAAGTAATTGTAGACTTTTGGGCTGAATGGTGTGGTCCTTGCAAATTGTTATCTCCAATTCTAGAAGAGGTGTCAAATATACTAGATATGAAAATATATAAAGTGAATGTTGATGAAAATCCTAGTCTTGCAGGACAATTTGGAATAAAGAGCATCCCCACTATAGTTATCTTTGATGATGGAGTAAGAGTTAAAGAAGTGGTAGGACTTAGACCTAAAGAAGAGATAATTGAAAAATTAACTGTTTATTAG